The following are encoded together in the Robertmurraya sp. FSL R5-0851 genome:
- a CDS encoding VWA domain-containing protein — translation MFKHFLLLLVVTCCTVACSNEEQTKQEEEPNKETTTASEDSNKEEEKEVVEAVTYPEQPTVAEEMVQQPAGLHSEDLYASLAGSNVDSELPMGSAIEDLVVEDLEAEEIYNGLIHYIGADYSLVFDSLKNFTPDYGAYDLSKEQPSFKNVAIHLDSSGSMNAQVSGGVKMDLAKHAIATYASGLPASSKVSLRVYGHQGTGSDNDKAISCSSTEMMYDANTYDQASFEQALTKFKPSGWTPLAASITAAYEDLKKSADDKSENILFVVSDGIETCDGNPIEEARKLANSDLKVKVNIIGFDVDDAGQKQLKETALAGNGTYYTVNSNVELNDTIEALLQDARASYERNFEKAKVGYKVNMKKVEIGQGIEDLGSSFMDVSDSEKDILFEAVSRLEDQEKITPEAAEELRSILDDRHTAIREYINQLEEEAREKNNTKHQEVISSLK, via the coding sequence GTGTTTAAGCATTTCCTCCTATTATTAGTCGTTACATGTTGTACCGTTGCTTGTTCAAACGAGGAGCAAACAAAGCAGGAAGAAGAGCCGAATAAGGAAACGACAACGGCTAGTGAGGATAGTAATAAAGAAGAAGAGAAGGAAGTCGTTGAAGCGGTGACGTATCCGGAACAACCTACTGTAGCTGAAGAGATGGTTCAGCAACCAGCTGGTCTCCACTCAGAGGACTTATATGCATCTTTAGCAGGTTCTAATGTTGATTCTGAACTTCCAATGGGTTCTGCCATAGAGGATTTAGTGGTGGAGGATTTAGAGGCAGAAGAAATTTATAATGGATTGATTCATTATATAGGTGCAGATTATTCTCTCGTTTTTGATTCCTTGAAAAATTTTACTCCTGACTATGGTGCATACGATTTATCAAAGGAACAACCATCCTTTAAAAACGTAGCTATTCATCTAGACTCAAGTGGAAGTATGAATGCTCAAGTTTCCGGTGGAGTGAAGATGGACTTAGCCAAACATGCTATTGCTACCTATGCTTCTGGACTACCTGCTTCAAGTAAAGTTTCTCTTAGAGTATACGGACACCAGGGTACAGGGAGTGACAATGACAAGGCAATATCATGTTCGAGCACAGAAATGATGTACGATGCCAATACATATGATCAGGCTAGCTTTGAACAGGCACTAACAAAGTTTAAGCCAAGTGGGTGGACACCACTTGCAGCATCCATTACAGCTGCATATGAGGATTTAAAGAAATCAGCGGATGATAAGTCTGAAAACATCCTTTTTGTTGTAAGTGATGGGATTGAGACGTGTGATGGAAACCCAATCGAAGAGGCTAGAAAACTAGCAAACTCGGATTTAAAGGTCAAAGTGAATATTATCGGTTTTGATGTGGATGATGCGGGCCAGAAGCAGTTAAAAGAAACGGCATTAGCTGGAAATGGAACGTATTATACCGTTAACTCGAATGTGGAATTGAACGATACGATTGAAGCATTGCTACAAGATGCAAGGGCCAGCTATGAACGGAACTTTGAAAAAGCAAAGGTTGGCTACAAGGTAAATATGAAAAAAGTAGAAATTGGTCAAGGGATAGAAGATCTTGGCTCTAGCTTTATGGACGTTTCTGATTCGGAAAAAGATATCTTGTTTGAGGCGGTGTCTCGACTAGAGGACCAAGAGAAAATTACCCCTGAAGCAGCGGAAGAATTACGAAGCATACTTGATGATAGACATACAGCGATTAGAGAGTACATTAACCAGCTAGAAGAGGAAGCAAGAGAAAAGAATAACACGAAACATCAGGAAGTGATTTCTAGTCTGAAGTGA
- a CDS encoding AAA family ATPase: MSTFKGLMISRNHAWIEIVNQLMEEMNMEITAVPEWKRSFQDNQHYHYVLVDLDGGVYPQQLQISSTTVLIGLSSEDDFEQARNWLVGGAKDVILFPEEKQRLLDLMKVTNQQLTFQKETEAGYGAGQVHAFYSAKGGSGKTLLATMAAQSFSIHQDLKVLVIDLNAQFGNMDVLFGAQPFRSYYDLIPVMDEMDMRHLLNISTVHEETQVTFISGPVDPTKAEAIPDELITRLIRVARYNYDVVILDLPSVINNLTFTGLNEANHIHYVLTPDSLGMRAFRNASELFNRFQIGRKEELSVIVNRVHSKSELNESHIKKIIDRDVNGLVRSDFFSIQADVNMGESFFKKKKDKGTNKVTKDMKKYVDEFVKRTKG; the protein is encoded by the coding sequence GTGAGTACATTTAAAGGATTAATGATTTCGAGAAACCATGCGTGGATAGAAATAGTCAACCAACTCATGGAAGAAATGAATATGGAAATTACAGCTGTTCCTGAGTGGAAGAGGAGCTTTCAGGATAATCAACATTACCATTATGTTCTTGTTGATTTAGATGGTGGAGTTTATCCACAACAACTACAAATTTCTTCAACAACCGTTCTTATTGGTCTTTCTAGTGAAGACGATTTCGAACAGGCAAGGAACTGGCTAGTTGGTGGAGCAAAGGACGTCATTCTTTTTCCTGAAGAAAAACAGAGATTGCTAGATTTGATGAAAGTGACAAACCAGCAGTTAACGTTTCAAAAAGAAACGGAAGCAGGCTATGGAGCAGGTCAAGTTCATGCGTTTTACAGTGCAAAGGGTGGAAGTGGGAAGACCTTATTAGCGACGATGGCTGCCCAATCATTTAGCATTCACCAAGATTTAAAGGTTTTAGTGATTGATTTGAATGCGCAATTTGGAAATATGGATGTCTTATTTGGCGCGCAGCCATTTCGTTCCTACTATGATTTAATTCCGGTTATGGATGAGATGGATATGAGGCATCTTCTGAACATTTCTACCGTACATGAAGAAACACAAGTAACGTTCATTTCGGGACCAGTGGATCCAACGAAAGCGGAGGCCATTCCGGATGAATTAATCACAAGATTAATCCGTGTAGCGAGATATAACTATGATGTTGTGATTCTTGACTTGCCATCTGTTATTAATAACCTGACATTCACAGGATTAAATGAAGCAAACCATATTCACTATGTGTTAACGCCAGACAGTTTAGGGATGAGAGCATTCAGAAATGCAAGCGAGCTATTCAATCGGTTTCAAATTGGAAGAAAAGAAGAGCTCTCTGTGATTGTCAACCGTGTTCACTCCAAATCAGAGCTTAACGAATCACATATTAAAAAGATTATTGATCGTGATGTGAATGGACTCGTGCGTTCCGACTTCTTTTCTATCCAGGCGGACGTGAATATGGGTGAGTCATTTTTTAAGAAGAAGAAGGATAAAGGAACGAACAAGGTAACAAAGGACATGAAGAAATACGTGGATGAGTTCGTTAAGCGAACAAAGGGGTGA
- a CDS encoding CpaF family protein, whose amino-acid sequence MSWIEKAAVRTPMKQQTPADWNIGQSQVDRWVRHYKNRLIKEANLESITTLQPVERKKTIERLVTQMINEEKVIITADQTEQIIKQIINESVGYGPLESLLRDDSITEIMVNGADEVFIERQGKIEKTNVKFKDNQHVRHIIDRIIAPLGRRIDESSPMVDARLHDGSRVNAVIPPISVDGPSISIRKFKQDPFSLDDLQNFGSFSEEMALFLKAAVKAKANILVSGGTGSGKTTLLNVLSDSIPSGERIVTIEDMAELRFTYDNLVRLEARPPNMEGKGEVTIRHLVKNALRMRPDRIIVGEVRGSEAIDMLQAMNTGHEGSLTTIHANSPKDALGRLESMVIMAGLPLTVEVIRGYFVGALDLIVQTSRFSDGKRRIVHISELVEEDGEISMRDIFHFERQATLADGTIKGEFKPTGYVPKMYDRFVSHGVQVPKSLFAVGLLR is encoded by the coding sequence ATGTCGTGGATTGAAAAAGCAGCGGTTCGAACACCTATGAAACAACAAACACCAGCTGATTGGAATATTGGCCAATCACAGGTCGATCGGTGGGTCAGACACTATAAAAATCGACTGATTAAAGAAGCGAATTTAGAAAGCATTACGACACTTCAGCCGGTTGAGAGAAAGAAGACCATTGAACGCCTTGTTACGCAGATGATTAATGAGGAAAAAGTGATTATTACGGCGGATCAAACGGAGCAGATCATCAAACAAATCATCAATGAATCTGTCGGTTATGGCCCCCTTGAAAGCTTGCTTCGAGATGACAGTATTACCGAAATCATGGTCAACGGTGCAGACGAGGTATTTATAGAACGACAAGGGAAGATCGAAAAGACCAATGTGAAATTTAAGGATAACCAGCATGTGCGTCATATTATCGACCGCATTATTGCTCCATTGGGTCGAAGAATTGATGAAAGCTCGCCCATGGTGGATGCTAGACTTCATGATGGAAGCCGTGTGAATGCGGTTATCCCGCCAATCAGTGTGGATGGCCCCTCGATCTCAATTCGTAAGTTTAAACAAGATCCTTTTTCACTTGATGATCTTCAGAATTTTGGAAGCTTCTCAGAAGAGATGGCACTCTTTTTAAAAGCCGCTGTGAAGGCGAAAGCCAATATCCTTGTATCTGGTGGAACCGGTAGTGGGAAAACCACCCTTTTGAATGTTCTTTCTGATTCCATCCCGAGTGGAGAGAGAATTGTCACGATTGAGGATATGGCGGAGCTTCGCTTTACGTACGATAACTTGGTTCGCTTGGAAGCTAGGCCACCGAATATGGAAGGGAAAGGGGAAGTAACGATTCGTCACTTGGTTAAAAATGCTCTGCGGATGCGTCCAGACCGAATTATTGTCGGGGAGGTTCGTGGTTCAGAAGCGATTGATATGCTACAAGCGATGAATACCGGTCATGAAGGATCATTGACTACCATCCATGCGAACAGTCCAAAGGATGCACTGGGTCGACTGGAATCCATGGTCATCATGGCTGGTTTGCCACTAACGGTAGAGGTGATTAGAGGCTATTTCGTTGGTGCTCTGGACTTAATTGTTCAAACCTCTAGGTTTTCTGATGGGAAGAGAAGGATTGTTCATATTTCTGAGCTGGTGGAAGAAGATGGCGAAATCTCCATGCGTGATATTTTCCATTTTGAGCGACAGGCCACATTAGCCGATGGAACGATTAAAGGTGAATTTAAACCAACCGGTTATGTGCCTAAAATGTATGATCGTTTCGTTTCACACGGGGTTCAAGTACCTAAGTCACTCTTTGCTGTAGGTTTGTTGAGATGA
- a CDS encoding type II secretion system F family protein — MSTAWMLLSGSIFTFITGIFYIVNGRKARDTVKRVDSWFEQEKKADRKSFVLLIGDKFDSSELSESLQKKLVQADLKLKPSEYTGIYILLLALLTFINVFILGLYVFIGFLFAYVIVALGSKFFLNSRKGKRMDTFNEQLPEICRMMSNGIKAGQTIPQAMEMVGRDVKEPSKNEFQQMDYQLKLGDSLEYVMNGFKERVPSNDITIFVSTILIQQRVGGNLAEVLSTMAETLEERSRVHKEIRTVTAESRSIAYILIFMPFLMAMMMNLFIKGFLNVLFTPFGMILSAIFAGIVSIAFFIIKRITNIRV; from the coding sequence ATGAGTACGGCATGGATGTTGTTGTCAGGCAGTATTTTTACGTTTATCACCGGGATTTTCTACATTGTCAATGGGAGAAAAGCTCGTGACACCGTTAAGCGAGTCGATTCATGGTTTGAACAGGAAAAGAAAGCAGATAGAAAAAGCTTTGTTCTCTTGATTGGAGATAAATTTGACTCCTCTGAGCTATCGGAATCTCTACAAAAGAAATTGGTTCAGGCAGACTTAAAGCTAAAGCCATCTGAATACACTGGAATTTATATCCTATTATTAGCACTATTAACGTTTATCAATGTATTCATTTTAGGCCTGTATGTATTTATTGGATTTCTCTTTGCGTACGTCATTGTTGCCTTAGGGTCTAAATTCTTTTTAAATTCTCGAAAAGGGAAACGAATGGATACCTTTAATGAGCAACTTCCTGAGATTTGCCGGATGATGTCTAACGGTATCAAAGCGGGCCAGACGATTCCACAAGCGATGGAAATGGTCGGACGTGATGTGAAGGAACCGAGTAAGAATGAGTTTCAACAGATGGATTATCAGCTGAAGCTTGGTGATAGTCTCGAATATGTGATGAATGGGTTTAAAGAGAGAGTTCCGAGTAACGATATTACCATTTTCGTTAGTACGATTCTGATTCAGCAACGGGTCGGTGGAAACTTAGCAGAAGTGTTATCAACGATGGCGGAAACGCTAGAGGAACGCAGTCGAGTTCATAAAGAAATTCGTACCGTAACGGCGGAGAGTCGTTCGATTGCCTATATCCTGATTTTTATGCCGTTTCTCATGGCCATGATGATGAATTTATTTATTAAGGGATTCTTGAATGTTCTTTTTACTCCATTTGGAATGATTTTGTCTGCTATTTTCGCAGGAATTGTTAGTATTGCGTTCTTTATTATTAAGAGAATTACGAATATAAGGGTGTAA
- a CDS encoding type II secretion system F family protein: MRFIGLFSMVMLIIILLFLFISFIYVYLFIAKRENLLQNNGYVKGKSRQKGRLIDRVIAPIVRWGKQAGPVGIKYPYFADIEKHKKLLGQAGYPLGLQIQDFYGFRFVLGMMGLGFGTIYGFLGLPLGIPIMFLTIFGGFLGPSVWLYIKAKNRQELISMMMPDFLDTVSVTLSAGVSLDGALKQVTKQFKGPLSEEIDRFNKEVELGVPRLSAYQGLIERNSSRELHSLVNALIQGTSLGVPVSRTFRLQAEDLRATRGFLAKEKAAKASPQITLVTTFFIAPAVLGLIVGLLALNIIYNPEAFGLDSFFF; the protein is encoded by the coding sequence ATGAGATTTATCGGATTATTTTCAATGGTGATGCTCATTATCATCCTGCTTTTCTTGTTTATAAGCTTTATATATGTGTATCTTTTCATTGCGAAACGAGAGAACCTCTTACAAAACAATGGATATGTAAAGGGGAAAAGTAGGCAAAAGGGTAGATTGATCGATCGAGTGATTGCTCCGATTGTAAGATGGGGAAAGCAAGCGGGACCAGTAGGAATTAAATACCCTTACTTTGCCGATATCGAAAAGCACAAAAAGCTATTAGGTCAGGCCGGATATCCACTTGGACTCCAAATTCAAGACTTTTACGGATTCCGTTTCGTGCTCGGTATGATGGGGTTAGGATTTGGTACCATTTACGGTTTTTTAGGGCTTCCTTTAGGAATTCCCATTATGTTTCTAACCATCTTTGGTGGTTTTTTAGGACCAAGTGTTTGGCTGTATATTAAGGCAAAAAACCGCCAAGAGCTGATCAGCATGATGATGCCTGACTTTCTTGATACGGTCAGTGTTACGTTATCCGCTGGTGTGAGTCTGGATGGTGCACTCAAGCAAGTGACAAAACAATTTAAAGGCCCTTTAAGTGAGGAGATCGACCGCTTTAACAAAGAGGTAGAACTGGGGGTTCCGCGTCTAAGTGCCTACCAAGGTTTGATAGAAAGGAATTCTTCTAGAGAATTACACTCTCTAGTTAATGCACTCATTCAAGGAACCTCTCTTGGGGTGCCCGTATCGAGAACCTTTCGACTGCAGGCGGAAGACTTACGTGCGACAAGAGGTTTCTTGGCAAAGGAAAAAGCAGCGAAGGCCAGTCCGCAAATTACATTGGTCACGACCTTTTTTATCGCTCCAGCGGTATTAGGACTCATTGTTGGATTGCTCGCCTTAAATATAATTTATAATCCAGAAGCATTTGGATTGGATTCATTCTTTTTTTAA